DNA from Bordetella genomosp. 13:
CGAGACGCTCGAACTGCTCGAGGAACTGCTGCAGGACTACAGCGGCACCGTGCTGCTGGTCAGCCACGATCGCGCGTTCCTCGACAACGTCGTCACGCAGACCATCGCCAGCGAAGGCGATGGACGGTGGGGCGACTACGTCGGCGGCTACGACGAATGGCTGGCGCAGCGCCCCGCTGCACCTGCTCCGGTATTGGCCGTGCGTCCCGCCGAGCCCGCGGCCTCGGTCCCGGCCCCCAAGGCGACGACGACCGCCGAAGCGCCCTCCGCTGCGCCCAGGCCCGTCAAACGCCTGTCCAGCTGGGAACAGCGCGAACTCGATGGACTGCCCGATGCGATAGCGGCCAACGAGGCGCGCCAAGCCGAGATCGCCGCCAAACTGGCCGACGGACGGCTCTATCACGAAGACCCGGAAGAAGCCGCGCGGTTGGGCGCCGAGCAGGCCACGCTCGAAGCCGAACTGGAAGAGAAGTTCGAACGTTGGGAAGCGTTGGAAGCACGCAGGTCGGCGTAACGAACGCCATGCGTACCGCCCGAAGAGGCTCGGGCGCGGTACGAGTGCATGCAAAAGGAATGGAGCGGCCCCAGGTCGCCCCGCCTGCGCGCGTGCGGAATGGGCGCGACGAATCGCGCCCTGACGAACAGAACGGTTTCTAGCCGCCGATGCCGGCCACGCGCCAGGGCAGCGTCTCGCCGGCGGCCAGCGGCACCAGCGTGCTTTCGCCGAACGGCAGTTCCTGCGGAACCTGATACTCGCCGCGCTCCAGCGTCAGCGTGCCGGTGTTGCGCGGCAGGCCATAGAAATCGGGCCCATGGAAACTGGCGAACCCCTCCAGCCTGTCGATGCGGCCCACGGCGTCGAACGCCGTGGCGTACAGCTCCATGGCATGCAGGGCGTTGTAGCAGCCGGCACAGCCGCAGGCATGTTCCTTGAGGTGGCGCGCGTGGGGCGCGCTGTCGGTGCCCAGGAAGAAACGCGGGCTGCCGCTGGTGGCCACTTCGACCAGGGCCTCGCGGTGCGTCTCGCGCTTGAGGATGGGCAGGCAGTACCAGTGCGGCCGCACGCCGCCCAGGAAGATGGCGTTGCGGTTGTACAGCAGGTGCTGCGGCGTGATGGTGGCGGCGATGGGGCCTTCCGCGTCGCGCACGTAGTGCGCGCCCTCGCGGGTGGTGATGTGCTCGAACACCACCTTCAGCCCCGGAAACGCGCGCCGCAGCGGCTGCATGACACGCTCGATGAACACCGCTTCGCGATCGAACACGTCGATGGAGGGATCGGTGACTTCGCCATGCACCAGCAAAGGCATGCCGCAGCGCTCCAGCGCCTGGAGGGCCTTGTCGCACTTGCCCAGCAGATCCGTCACGCCCGCGTCAGAGTTGGTGGTGGCGCCGGCCGGATACAGCTTCACGGCATACACCTGGCCCGACTCGTGCGCGCGCACGATTTCTTCGGCGGTCGTGTTGTCGGTCAGGTACAGCGTCATCAGGGGCGTGAAGGCGTCGGCCGCGATGCCAGCCTTGCGCAGCGCCCCGTCGATGCGCGCGCGGTACTCGAGCGCCTGCGCCGTGGTGGTGACAGGCGGCCTGAGGTTCGGCATGACGATCGCGCGCGCGAACTGCCGCGCCGTGTCGGCCACCACGGCCTCGAGCGCCGCGCCGTCGCGCAGGTGCAGGTGCCAATCGTCGGGACGCACCAGCGTCAGGGTAGGTACAGCTTCGGAAACGGACATGGAGGTAAGGCTCAGGCGGCCAGAGGCATGCCGCGTTCGGCCAGGGCGCAGAACATGGCGCTGCCCAGGGGAATCACGGCGTCGTTGAAATCGAAATTGGAGTTGTGCAGCAGGCAGCCGGAATCGGCGCCGCCCTGGCCCAGGCGGAAGTAGGCGCCGGGCCGCGCTTGCAGCATGAAGGAGAAGTCTTCCGAGCCCATGGACGGCGTCAGGTCGCGGACCACGTTCTCTTTGCCGATCATCTCGGTGGCGATGTCCGCGACCAGGTTGGCGTGCTGCGGCGTATTCAGCGTGGCCGGGTAGATGCGCTCATAGTTGACCTGCGCCGTGGCGCCGAACGCCGCCGCGATGGAGGTCGCCAACTCGCGCATGCGCGTCTCGACCATCTCTTGCACCGACTTGCGGAACGTGCGAACGGTGCCCACCATCCGCGCCTCGCGCGGGATGACGCTCATCGCGCCCGGATGCCCCGCCTGCAGCGAACCGACCGACAGCACGGCGGAGTCCAGCGGGTTCACGTTGCGCGACACGATGGTCTGCAGCGCCGTGATCAATTGTCCGGCGATCGTGACCGGATCGATAGTCTGGTATGGATGCGCGCCATGGCCGCCGCGGCCCTCGATGACGATCTCGAAGCGGTCGGCGGCCGCCATCATGGGACCGGGATTGATGCCGATGGTGCCGGGCCGCAGGCCCGGCCAGTTGTGCAGCGCATAGATCGCGTCGCACGGAAAGGTATCGAACAGGCCGTCGTCCATCATGGCCTTCGCGCCGCCCCGCCCTTCTTCGGCGGGCTGGAAGATCAGCACGGCGGTGCCGTCGAAATTGCGCGTCTGCGCCAGGTAGCGTGCGGCGCCGATTAGCACGGCGGTGTGGCCGTCATGCCCGCAGCCGTGCATAAGGCCGGGTTTGGTGGAGCGGTGGCCGAAGCTGTTGTCTTCGGTCATGGGCAGCGCATCCATGTCGGCGCGCAGGCCGATCATGCGGCCGCTGTCGCAGCGCTTGCCGCGTATGACGCCCACTACCCCCGTCTTGCCGATGCCCCGGTGGACCTCGATGCCAAGCGCCTCGAGGGAGCCCGCAACGATGCCGGATGTACGCACCTCTTCGAATCCGAGTTCGGGATGCGCATGCAGGTCGCGCCGCAGCGCGGTCAGCTCGTCGTGAAAGAGCCGGATGGACTCGAGGGGAGTGCGTGCATACATGGGAGGTTACAGAATACCGCAACGAGGGAAAGAAGCGCCTGATTTTAGTTGCTACAGAGGATAAATGGCTTTGTCTTTAGAGGAGAGACACGTTATGCTGCGGCCCGCAGGACAACTTTTCCAACCTCCAGAGAAGGAGAGCCGCAACATGGCCACCACCTCCAAAACCGCGACCGCACGCAAGCCGAATGCCGCGTTCATGAAGCCGCTGACCCCCAGCCCTGAATTGGCCGCGGTCATCGGTGGCGACGCCGTGCCGCGTACCGAGGTTACCAAGAAGATCTGGGATTACATCAAGCAACACAACCTGCAAGATGCCAGCAACAAGCGCAATATCAATGCCGACGCCAAGCTGCGCCCCATCTTCGGCAAGGACCAAGTCACGATGTTCGAGCTGACCAAGCTGGTCAACGCTCACCTGAAGTAAGCAGAGGCCGAGGGCGTACGGCGTACGTCCCTGCCTTTCACCCGCGATTCCCGGGCATTGCCGCGAATCGCATCCTATCTTCCCCGCTTAGCTTCACGCCAGGCACTTAGCCTGCAGGACGACTGCCGCGCGATCGCCGCAGCCGCCTGCCTTCGCGCATCACGCGTACGCGTTGGGCGTACGGCCTTCGAGCAAGGCCAGCCAGCCCTTGATGAGACGGTACACGGCCCATACGAACACGATGGGGAAGCCGATGTACCCGATGTATATCACCGAGGTGATGAAGCTGATCACGATCCACAGCACCGACCACCAGAACGTGCGCAGCAGCCAGTCGAAGTGCGCGGCGTACATGGTGCCCGCCGCATCGGAACGTTTGACGTAGATAAGCACCACCGCGGCCACCGCAGCCACGCCGAAGACGCCGGCCGTCAGCAGCGAAAACGCGAAGAGGCCATAGGCCACGTGCGTCAGGGTGCGCAGGTCCGGCGACGTCGCCGTAGGGATCTGGGGATCGGTCACGATCGCTGCTCCATCGAATAAGTTAGACCAATCTTACCGCACAAATCGCGGCGTTCGGCTCGACGGAAGGCATGCACACAAGTGTGTGAACTCATGGCAAGCCCCGAGTTGACAGCGGTGTGCGCGCGGCAGCGAGAAGCGATGCAACGTGGTGCCGCGGGCAGTGGATGCCGCGTCGTGATGCCACGTAGCGGTGGGGCTGCCTGTTCTGGCGCCGCAAAGACAAAACCCCGCAGGCGAGGCCTACGGGGTTTTGGGGATAAGAGCCTGACGATGACCTACTTTCACAGATGTACATCCACTATCATCGGCGCTAAGGCGTTTCACGGTCCTGTTCGGGATGGGAAGGGGTGGGACCGCCTTGCTATGGTCGTCAGGCGTAAGGGGTTGAGCCGTTGACGCTGGGGTCAACCGCTCTGAAGAAGAAGCACAGTGTGTGTGTATGGGGTTGTGTTGCACGGCGTTCTCGCCGGCACGTGGTGCGCGCTGCACCGGGGCAGGGATTGTTCCCTGCCCAAGACTGTAGAGTTATAGGATCAAGCCTCACGGGCAATTAGTATCGGTTAGCTCAATGCATTACTGCACTTGCACACCCGACCTATCAACGTCCTGGTCTTGAACGACCCTACAGGGGGGTCAAGCCCCCAGGGATACCTAATCTTCAGACGAGTTTCCCGCTTAGATGCCTTCAGCGGTTATCTCTTCCGTACTTAGCTACCCGGCAATGCCATTGGCATGACAACCGGTACACCAGCGGTACGTCCATTCCGGTCCTCTCGTACTAGGAACAGGCTCCGTCAAGTATCCAACGCCCACGGCAGATAGGGACCAAACTGTCTCACGACGTTTTAAACCCAGCTCACGTACCTCTTTAAATGGCGAACAGCCATACCCTTGGGACCGGCTACAGCCCCAGGATGAGATGAGCCGACATCGAGGTGCCAAACACCGCCGTCGATATGAACTCTTGGGCGGTATCAGCCTGTTATCCCCAGAGTACCTTTTATCCGTTGAGCGATGGCCCTTCCATTCAGAACCACCGGATCACTATGTCCTGCTTTCGCACCTGTTCGACTTGTCAGTCTCACAGTCAAGCACGCTTATGCCATTGCACTATCAGCACGATTTCCGACCGTACCTAGCGTACCTTCGAACTCCTCCGTTACGCTTTGGGAGGAGACCGCCCCAGTCAAACTGCCTACCATGCACTGTCCCCGATCCGGATAACGGACCAAGGTTAGAACCGCAAACAAACCAGGGTGGTATTTCAAGGACGGCTCCACCCAATCTGGCGACTGGGTTTCTGCGCCTCCCACCTATCCTACACAGGCCGGTTCACAATCCAATGCAAAGCTACAGTAAAGGTTCATGGGGTCTTTCCGTCTAGCCGCGGGTAGATTGCATCATCACAAACACTTCAACTTCGCTGAGTCTCGGGAGGAGACAGTGTGGCCATCGTTACGCCATTCGTGCAGGTCGGAACTTACCCGACAAGGAATTTCGCTACCTTAGGACCGTTATAGTTACGGCCGCCGTTTACCGGGGCTTCGATCAAGAGCTTGCACCCCATCACTTAACCTTCCGGCACCGGGCAGGCGTCACACCCTATACGTCGACTTTCGTCTTAGCAGAGTGCTGTGTTTTTAATAAACAGTCGCAGCCACCGATTCTCTGCGACCCCATCATGCTAAGCGCGCAGGCGCTTCACACTACCGGGGCATACCTTCTCCCGAAGTTACGGTATCAATTTGCCGAGTTCCTTCTCCCGAGTTCTCTCAAGCGCCTTGGAATATTCATCCCGTCCACCTGTGTCGGTTTGCGGTACGGTCTCGTACAGCTGAAGCTTAGAGGCTTTTCCTGGAACCACTTCCAATCACTTCGCAAGCTATGCTCGCTCGCGCCACACCCTTGAGTCACGCACCCGGATTTGCCTAAGTGCCCTCTTCAATGCAGCAACAGGGACATCCAACACCCTGATGATCTTCCGCGATCCGTCCCCCCATCGCACTGTACGACGGTGCTGGAATATTAACCAGCTTCCCATCAGCTACGCATCTCTGCCTCGCCTTAGGGGCCGACTCACCCTGCGCCGATGAACGTTGCGCAGGAAACCTTGGACTTACGGCGAGGGGGCTTTTCACCCCCTTTATCGCTACTCATGTCAGCATTCGCACTTCTGATACCTCCAGCAGCCTTCACAAGCCACCTTCGCAGGCTTACAGAACGCTCTCCTACCGCGTGTACATAGTACACACCCGCAGCTTCGGTTTATCGCTTAGCCCCGTTACATCTTCCGCGCAGGACGACTCGATCAGTGAGCTATTACGCTTTCTTTAAAGGATGGCTGCTTCTAAGCCAACCTCCTGACTGTCTATGCCTTCCCACTTCGTTTCCCACTTAGCGATAATTCGGGACCTTAGCTGGCGGTCTGGGTTGTTTCCCTCTTGAGTCCGGACGTTAGCACCCGGTGCTCTGTCTCCCAAGCTGTACTTGCGGGTATTCGGAGTTTGCCATGGTTTGGTAAGTCGCCATGACCCCCTAGCCATAACAGTGCTCTACCCCCCGCAGTAATACTTGAGGCACTACCTAAATAGTTTTCGGAGAGAACCAGCTATTTCCAGATTTGTTTAGCCTTTCACCCCTATCCACAGCTCATCCCCTAGTTTTTCAACACTAGTGGGTTCGGTCCTCCAGCACGTGTTACCGTGCCTTCAACCTGGCCATGGGTAGATCATCTGGTTTCGGGTCTACACCCAGCGACTGGACGCCCTATTCGGACTCGCTTTCGCTACGCCTTCCCTATCCGGTTAAGCTCGCCACTGAATGTAAGTCGCTGACCCATTATACAAAAGGTACGCCGTCACCCCATAAAGAGGCTCCGACTGTTTGTATGCATACGGTTTCAGGATCTATTTCACTCCCCTTCCGGGGTTCTTTTCGCCTTTCCCTCACGGTACTGGTTCACTATCGGTCGATCACGAGTATTTAGCCTTGGAGGATGGTCCCCCCATCTTCAGACAGGATTTCACGTGTCCCGCCCTACTTCTCTTACGCCTAGTTCCACACTCTACCTTTCGCCTACAGGGCTATCACCTGCTACGGCCAGACTTTCCAGACTGTTCGGCTAGATAAAATGCTAAATCGTAAAGGCTCTTCCGATTTCGCTCGCCACTACTTTCGGAATCTCGGTTGATTTCTGTTCCTCGAGCTACTGAGATGTTTCAGTTCACCCGGTTCGCCTCCACTGGCCTATGTATTCAGCCAGGGATACTGCTTGCGCAGTGGGTTTCCCCATTCGGACATCTGCGGATCAATGCTTGTTTGCCAGCTCCCCGCAGCTTTTCGCAGGCTACCACGTCCTTCATCGCCTGTGATCGCCAAGGCATCCACCATATGCACTTAGTCGCTTGATCCTATAACACTAAAGTCTTATAGGTGCTGAGTTCGCGCTTGTGCCGTTCATTCAAAGCTCATCGACCTTCGCCACCCCCGGAAGCTTCCCCCCGGTACTGCCTGCTACTGGCCGACTTTGAGACTTTTGAGAACTAAAATCATGCAATCACAACCCGTATCCCCTTTCATCATCACCCCTGGTGGGCTCTGATTACTCGGAAACACTTTACGTTGTGCTTCTTCCTCATTGTTAAAGAGCGTATGGCCGGTCTCACGACAGCAAAAACTGCTAAAGACCAACGATCAATACTGACCCGCAGTACTCATCGTTAGGCTTTGGTGGAGGATGACGGGATCGAACCGACGACATCCTGCTTGCAAAGCAGGCGCTCTCCCAGCTGAGCTAATCCCCCGTATCCCACACAAGCAACGGTCCTTATACCCCGCGCCTGCACAGAAAACCTGGTGGGTCTGGTTGGATTCGAACCAACGACCCCCGCCTTATCAAGACGGTGCTCTAACCGACTGAGCTACAGACCCGCTACCTACTCGGTAACTTCTCGGACCCGTATAAGCCGAATCCAGCAGCCATACACAACGAACAACCGATAAGCGTGGACGCTTAACACGCGTACTTAAGCTCTTAAAGGAGGTGATCCAGCCGCACCTTCCGATACGGCTACCTTGTTACGACTTCACCCCAGTCATGAATCCTACCGTGGTAATCGCCCTCCTTGCGGTTAGGCTAACTACTTCTGGTAAAACCCACTCCCATGGTGTGACGGGCGGTGTGTACAAGACCCGGGAACGTATTCACCGCGACATGCTGATCCGCGATTACTAGCGATTCCGACTTCACGCAGTCGAGTTGCAGACTGCGATCCGGACTACGATCGGGTTTCTGGGATTGGCTCCCCCTCGCGGGTTGGCAGCCCTCTGTCCCGACCATTGTATGACGTGTGAAGCCCTACCCATAAGGGCCATGAGGACTTGACGTCATCCCCACCTTCCTCCGGTTTGTCACCGGCAGTCTCATTAGAGTGCCCTTTCGTAGCAACTAATGACAAGGGTTGCGCTCGTTGCGGGACTTAACCCAACATCTCACGACACGAGCTGACGACAGCCATGCAGCACCTGTGTTCCGGTTCTCTTGCGAGCACTCCCAAATCTCTTCGGGATTCCAGACATGTCAAGGGTAGGTAAGGTTTTTCGCGTTGCATCGAATTAATCCACATCATCCACCGCTTGTGCGGGTCCCCGTCAATTCCTTTGAGTTTTAATCTTGCGACCGTACTCCCCAGGCGGTCAACTTCACGCGTTAGCTGCGCTACCAAGGGCCGAAGCCCCCAACAGCTAGTTGACATCGTTTAGGGCGTGGACTACCAGGGTATCTAATCCTGTTTGCTCCCCACGCTTTCGTGCATGAGCGTCAGTGTTATCCCAGGAGGCTGCCTTCGCCATCGGTGTTCCTCCGCATCTCTACGCATTTCACTGCTACACGCGGAATTCCACCTCCCTCTGACACACTCTAGCCCGGTAGTTAAAAATGCAGTTCCAAAGTTAAGCTCTGGGATTTCACATCTTTCTTTCCGAACCGCCTGCGCACGCTTTACGCCCAGTAATTCCGATTAACGCTTGCACCCTACGTATTACCGCGGCTGCTGGCACGTAGTTAGCCGGTGCTTATTCTGCAGGTACCGTCAGTTGACCCAGGTATTAACCGGGCCCGTTTCTTTCCTGCCAAAAGTGCTTTACAACCCGAAGGCCTTCATCGCACACGCGGGATGGCTGGATCAGGGTTGCCCCCATTGTCCAAAATTCCCCACTGCTGCCTCCCGTAGGAGTCTGGGCCGTGTCTCAGTCCCAGTGTGGCTGGTCGTCCTCTCAAACCAGCTACGGATCGTCGCCTTGGTAGGCCTTTACCCCACCAACTAGCTAATCCGATATCGGCCGCTCCAATAGTGCGAGGCCTTTCGGTCCCCCGCTTTCCCCCTCAGGGCGTATGCGGTATTAGCTACGCTTTCGCGTAGTTATCCCCCGCTACTGGGTACGTTCCGATACTTTACTCACCCGTTCGCCACTCGCCACCAGACCGAAGTCCGTGCTGCCGTTCGACTTGCATGTGTAAGGCATCCCGCCAGCGTTCAATCTGAGCCAGGATCAAACTCTTCAGTTCAATCTCTGTTTCGCGCCTTGCATCCCATCCGTAGACAAAACACAAGACGACTTCGCTAGCTTCTCAAAGGAAGTGAGGTTTATTAAAAACCTTACTTCTATATGAGCGCTTGATGATACTTTTGCTTCGGTACAGTTGCCCGTACCGCGCACACGCATCAAGCGCCCACACTTATCGGTTGTTCAATTGTTAAAGAGCGGGTACTGCCGTCTTGCGATGCGTCGTGAAACTTTCGTGTCACGCCACCTTGCTAAACTTGCTTTACTGCTTGTCTTGCTACTTCATTTCGTCTGCCGCTTCGCCAGCAGCAGAGAAACGAGATTATGAAGAAGTTTTTTTACGCTGTCAAGTCAGTTTGTTTCGCTGCCGTTTTTTGATCGACTTACTGCTTTTCGACCTGGATTCCTTGACCGCGCTTGGCGCCAAGCCATGGAATCGCTTCGGCGGAGATTTCCGCAAAACCACCGGAAATACAACCCTGACCAGCCCTTCTTCACCTTCGTTTCGCTGCTGCCTTGGCAACAGAGGGACGAGATTATGAAGAAGTTTTTTCAGCGTGTCAACCAGCCCCATCTGCCACCGATTTCAGTCGATCGATCGCTCGTCGACCGGTTCCGCCGCCGCGCTTCGCGCCAAGCCTCGAAACCGCCTCGGCAGCCGCTTCGCAAACTACCGCGAAGCATGTGCTGACTAGACCTCTTTCTTCACTGCCTTGCTCTCAGCGCCGCCGCCGCTTTCGCGTAACGAATCGAACGCCGAGCCAGAGACTATAGCACAGTACATTGACGCCCCGCAATTCGGGGACAGCTCGGATGCGTCGATGGCGCGGACCTTTCATAGAGCGGAACCACGCTGCCCCTACCGGCCGCCCCACCGCCGTCGCCCCCTCTTATAGGCGCAGCTCGGTCGTTTCCTTGATCTGCTGCAGGGCGAAGAACGAACGCATGTCCACCACGGCCGGATGCTGCATCAGCGTGTCCATGGCAAAGCGCGAGAAGTGCGCCAGGTCGGCAACCTGCACCCGCAGCAGATAATCCATGTCCCCGGACATGGCATAGCACTCGACCACCTCCGGCCACAACTGCACGTCGCGCGCGAATTCCGACATGGGGGCATGGCTGCCCGCCACATGCTTGTTCAGGCGGATGGTGACGTATGCCAGCAGCCCCAGGCCGACACGTTGCGCATCGACCAGGGCAACGTAGCGCTTTATATAGCCCTGCTCTTCGAGGCGCCGGACTCTGCGCAGACAGGGACTGGGCGACAGCGACACCCGCTCGGCCAGCTCCTGGTTGGTCAAGCGCCCGTCGCGCTGCAATTCGGACAGGATCTTGCGATCTGTCCTGTCAAGTTCGATTTCCGACACTGCATGCCCCATCTGTCAATTTCCAAGCAATATTATTGCTCGAATATCGCTATCGCGGGGCATCTTCGCAATCGCCTGCCTGACGTTGCTGCCTACAATTTCGACTTCGCCGACAGAGTCGGCAATGTCGGCATACAGACAAGGGAGAGCAGACATGGAAAGCGCGTTTCAGCCCTGGGACAACCCCATGGGAACCTCGGGCTTCGAGTTCATCGAGTACACCGCACCCGACCCGGTGGCATTGCGCAAGGTGTTCGAACTGCTGGGTTTCAAGGCTATCGCGCGCCATCGCCACAAGGACGTCACCCTGTATCGCCAGGGCGGCATCAACTTCCTGATCAACGCCGAACCCGATTCATTCGCGCAGCGCTTCGCGCGGCTGCACGGTCCCTCCATCTGTGCCATCGGCTTTCGCGTGGATGACGCGGCCAAGGCCTACAAGCGCGCGCTCGAGCTTGGCGCATGGGGCTTCGATTCGCACAGCGGCCCGATGGAGCTGAACATCCCGGCGATCAAGGGCATTGGCGACTCGCTGATCTATCTGGTGGACCGCTGGCGCGGCAAGCATGGCCAGGGCGGCATCGGCGACATCAGCATCTATGACGTGGACTTCGTGCCGCTCGATCCGGCGAACGCGCAGGAGGACCTGAACCATGCGGGCGCGGGCCTGACGCTGGTCGACCACCTGACCCACAACGTGCACAAGGGCCGCATGGCCGAGTGGGCCGAGTTCTACGAGCGCTTGTTCAATTTCCGCGAGGTGCGCTACTTCGACATCGAAGGCAAGGTCACCGGCGTGAAGTCCAAGGCCATGACCTCGCCGTGCGGCAACATCCGCATTCCCATCAACGAGGAAGGAACCGAAGAGAAAGGCCAGATCCAGGAGTACCTGGATTTGTACCGCGGCGAGGGCATCCAGCATATCGCGATGGCCACCGACGACATCTACGGCACCATCGAGGCCTTGCGCAGCAACGGCGTGGTGTTCCTGGATACGCCGGATACGTACTACGAACTGCTCGACCGCCGGCTGCCCGGACATGGCGAGGACGTGACGCGCCTGCAGAAGAACCGCATCCTGCTGGATGGCGCGCCGGACGGCGGCCTGCTGCTGCAGATCTTCACCGAGAACCAGATCGGCCCCATCTTCTTCGAGATCATCCAGCGCAAGGGCAACGACGGATTCGGCGAAGGCAACTTCAAGGCGCTGTTCGAGTCCATCGAACTGGACCAGATGCGCCGCGGCGTAGTGAAGCCGGTGGAGTGAACGACCAGGCGCGACGTCGCATGCGACGCGCCGGCAAGGCAAAGGGCTGCCCAGGCAGCCCTTTGTGTTGCCCGGTTCGCAGCGCACGACTGTCCCGGGCGCGCGACACGGCGCGGAAGCGGCGGCGTCAGCGGACCAGTCGGTCGTGGAACTGCTTGCGGAACTTGGCCACCTTGGGCGCTATGACGAACTGGCAATAGCCCTGCTCGGGATGCGAGTTGAAATAGTTGCGGTGGTAGTCTTCGGCAGGCCAGAAGGTGGCCGGCGCCAGCAGCTTGGTGACGATGGGTGCGTCGTAGATGCGCTGCGCCGTGACCTCGGCGATTACCGCCTGGGCTTGTTCGCGCTGCGCCTCGTCCTGCCAGAAGATGGCGGATTCGTACTGCGGACCGACGTCGTTGCCCTGCCGGCCCGGCGTGGTGGGGTCGTGCGTGGCGAAGAAAACGCGCAGCAGATCGCTGTAGGACAGCACCTGCGGATCGAATTCGACGCGCGCCACTTCGATGTGGCCCGTCTGCTTGCCGCAGACCTGTTCGTAGGTGGGATTGTCTACGTGCCCGCCGGCGTAGCCGGGCAGCACCG
Protein-coding regions in this window:
- the msrA gene encoding peptide-methionine (S)-S-oxide reductase MsrA — its product is MENKANSRHEVAVLGGGCFWCVEAVFQDLRGVVSVLPGYAGGHVDNPTYEQVCGKQTGHIEVARVEFDPQVLSYSDLLRVFFATHDPTTPGRQGNDVGPQYESAIFWQDEAQREQAQAVIAEVTAQRIYDAPIVTKLLAPATFWPAEDYHRNYFNSHPEQGYCQFVIAPKVAKFRKQFHDRLVR
- a CDS encoding M20 aminoacylase family protein, with the translated sequence MYARTPLESIRLFHDELTALRRDLHAHPELGFEEVRTSGIVAGSLEALGIEVHRGIGKTGVVGVIRGKRCDSGRMIGLRADMDALPMTEDNSFGHRSTKPGLMHGCGHDGHTAVLIGAARYLAQTRNFDGTAVLIFQPAEEGRGGAKAMMDDGLFDTFPCDAIYALHNWPGLRPGTIGINPGPMMAAADRFEIVIEGRGGHGAHPYQTIDPVTIAGQLITALQTIVSRNVNPLDSAVLSVGSLQAGHPGAMSVIPREARMVGTVRTFRKSVQEMVETRMRELATSIAAAFGATAQVNYERIYPATLNTPQHANLVADIATEMIGKENVVRDLTPSMGSEDFSFMLQARPGAYFRLGQGGADSGCLLHNSNFDFNDAVIPLGSAMFCALAERGMPLAA
- a CDS encoding DUF4870 family protein — protein: MTDPQIPTATSPDLRTLTHVAYGLFAFSLLTAGVFGVAAVAAVVLIYVKRSDAAGTMYAAHFDWLLRTFWWSVLWIVISFITSVIYIGYIGFPIVFVWAVYRLIKGWLALLEGRTPNAYA
- the pyrC gene encoding dihydroorotase — its product is MSLTSMSVSEAVPTLTLVRPDDWHLHLRDGAALEAVVADTARQFARAIVMPNLRPPVTTTAQALEYRARIDGALRKAGIAADAFTPLMTLYLTDNTTAEEIVRAHESGQVYAVKLYPAGATTNSDAGVTDLLGKCDKALQALERCGMPLLVHGEVTDPSIDVFDREAVFIERVMQPLRRAFPGLKVVFEHITTREGAHYVRDAEGPIAATITPQHLLYNRNAIFLGGVRPHWYCLPILKRETHREALVEVATSGSPRFFLGTDSAPHARHLKEHACGCAGCYNALHAMELYATAFDAVGRIDRLEGFASFHGPDFYGLPRNTGTLTLERGEYQVPQELPFGESTLVPLAAGETLPWRVAGIGG
- a CDS encoding Lrp/AsnC family transcriptional regulator, which encodes MSEIELDRTDRKILSELQRDGRLTNQELAERVSLSPSPCLRRVRRLEEQGYIKRYVALVDAQRVGLGLLAYVTIRLNKHVAGSHAPMSEFARDVQLWPEVVECYAMSGDMDYLLRVQVADLAHFSRFAMDTLMQHPAVVDMRSFFALQQIKETTELRL
- a CDS encoding SWIB/MDM2 domain-containing protein, whose product is MATTSKTATARKPNAAFMKPLTPSPELAAVIGGDAVPRTEVTKKIWDYIKQHNLQDASNKRNINADAKLRPIFGKDQVTMFELTKLVNAHLK
- the hppD gene encoding 4-hydroxyphenylpyruvate dioxygenase — translated: MESAFQPWDNPMGTSGFEFIEYTAPDPVALRKVFELLGFKAIARHRHKDVTLYRQGGINFLINAEPDSFAQRFARLHGPSICAIGFRVDDAAKAYKRALELGAWGFDSHSGPMELNIPAIKGIGDSLIYLVDRWRGKHGQGGIGDISIYDVDFVPLDPANAQEDLNHAGAGLTLVDHLTHNVHKGRMAEWAEFYERLFNFREVRYFDIEGKVTGVKSKAMTSPCGNIRIPINEEGTEEKGQIQEYLDLYRGEGIQHIAMATDDIYGTIEALRSNGVVFLDTPDTYYELLDRRLPGHGEDVTRLQKNRILLDGAPDGGLLLQIFTENQIGPIFFEIIQRKGNDGFGEGNFKALFESIELDQMRRGVVKPVE